One region of Erwinia tracheiphila genomic DNA includes:
- the hpt gene encoding hypoxanthine phosphoribosyltransferase yields MKHSVEVMISEDEIARRIADMGRHITERYSDSDGALVLVGLLRGSFMFMADLCRKIDVTHEVDFMVASSYGSGMSSTRDVRILKDLDEDIRGKDVLIVEDIIDSGNTLRKVREILSLRQPKSLAICTLLDKPDRREVEVSVDYVGFTIADEFVVGYGIDYAQRYRHLPYVGHLPYVGKVVMLEA; encoded by the coding sequence ATGAAACATTCCGTTGAAGTCATGATCTCTGAAGACGAGATCGCCAGACGTATCGCAGATATGGGCCGACACATCACCGAACGCTATTCTGACAGCGACGGTGCCTTAGTGCTGGTGGGCCTGCTGCGCGGTTCCTTTATGTTTATGGCAGATCTTTGCCGCAAAATTGACGTGACGCATGAAGTCGACTTTATGGTCGCATCCAGCTACGGCAGTGGTATGTCGAGTACGCGGGATGTCAGGATCCTGAAAGATCTTGATGAGGATATTCGCGGTAAAGATGTGTTAATCGTTGAGGACATCATTGATTCCGGCAATACTCTGAGGAAGGTTCGCGAGATACTGAGCCTGCGTCAACCAAAGTCACTGGCGATATGTACTTTGCTGGATAAGCCGGACCGCCGTGAAGTGGAGGTGTCCGTTGATTATGTTGGTTTTACTATCGCGGATGAATTTGTAGTGGGCTACGGTATTGATTATGCGCAGCGTTATCGGCATCTCCCCTACGTGGGTCATCTCCCCTACGTGGGTAAAGTGGTGATGCTGGAAGCGTAA
- the can gene encoding carbonate dehydratase has protein sequence MKDIDTLISNNREWSKLLKEEDPGFFERLALAQKPRFLWIGCSDSRVPAERLTGLEPGELFVHRNVANQVIHTDLNCLSVVQYAVEVLEVEHIIICGHYGCGGVQAAVENPDLGLINNWLLHIRDLWYKHGALLSELPPQKRFDKLCEINVVEQVYNLGHSTIMQSAWKRGQNVTLHGWVYGIQDGYLRDLNVAATSRETLEQRYHAGIANLLSELEKPTC, from the coding sequence ATGAAAGATATCGACACCCTGATTAGTAACAACCGCGAATGGTCCAAACTGCTCAAAGAAGAAGATCCAGGCTTTTTCGAGCGTCTTGCGCTGGCACAAAAACCGCGCTTTCTGTGGATTGGCTGTTCTGACAGCCGCGTTCCTGCTGAACGTCTGACCGGGCTGGAACCGGGTGAGCTTTTTGTTCACCGCAATGTAGCCAACCAGGTTATTCACACCGATTTAAACTGCTTGTCCGTAGTGCAATATGCCGTTGAGGTGCTGGAAGTTGAGCACATCATTATCTGTGGCCACTACGGCTGCGGCGGCGTACAGGCGGCGGTTGAGAACCCGGATCTGGGGCTGATCAACAACTGGCTGCTGCACATTCGCGATTTATGGTACAAGCACGGCGCATTATTAAGCGAACTGCCACCGCAGAAACGTTTCGATAAGCTGTGTGAAATCAATGTGGTAGAGCAGGTTTACAATTTGGGCCACTCCACCATCATGCAGTCAGCATGGAAGCGAGGCCAGAACGTCACCCTCCACGGTTGGGTTTACGGCATTCAGGACGGCTATCTTCGCGATTTGAACGTCGCGGCCACCAGTCGTGAAACCCTTGAACAGCGTTACCATGCAGGCATCGCCAACCTGTTGAGCGAACTGGAAAAGCCCACCTGTTAA
- a CDS encoding ABC transporter ATP-binding protein — MTYALELEKLTKTYAGGVQALKGIDLNVEAGDFYALLGPNGAGKSTTIGIISSLVNKTAGRVRVFGYDLQQDVVNAKRQLGLVPQEFNFNPFETVFQIVVSQAGYYGVEKKEARIRAEKYLRQLDLWDKRNERARMLSGGMKRRLMIARALMHEPKLLILDEPTAGVDIELRRSMWSFLQELNAQGTTIILTTHYLEEAEMLCRHIGIIQRGELVENTTMKGLLAKLKSETFILDLAAKSPLPKLEGFQHRLVDTSTLEVEVLREQGLNSVFSQLSQQGVQVLSMRNKANRLEELFVDLVNGRKGEKA, encoded by the coding sequence ATGACTTATGCACTGGAACTTGAAAAACTGACCAAAACCTATGCGGGTGGCGTTCAGGCCCTCAAGGGAATTGATCTTAATGTGGAAGCCGGTGATTTCTACGCACTGCTTGGGCCAAACGGCGCCGGAAAATCCACCACTATCGGCATTATCAGTTCGCTGGTAAACAAAACCGCCGGAAGGGTGCGGGTGTTTGGCTACGACCTGCAGCAGGATGTGGTCAATGCCAAACGCCAGCTGGGGCTGGTGCCACAGGAATTTAACTTTAACCCGTTTGAAACGGTATTTCAGATTGTGGTGAGCCAGGCCGGCTACTATGGCGTGGAGAAAAAAGAAGCACGTATCCGGGCTGAAAAATATCTTCGTCAGCTTGACCTGTGGGACAAGCGTAACGAACGGGCGCGCATGCTTTCTGGCGGAATGAAGCGCCGTCTGATGATCGCCCGTGCGCTGATGCATGAACCCAAACTGCTGATCCTTGATGAGCCGACCGCGGGCGTTGATATCGAACTCCGCCGTTCAATGTGGAGCTTTTTACAGGAACTCAACGCGCAAGGTACCACCATTATTCTGACCACCCACTACCTGGAAGAAGCCGAAATGCTGTGCCGCCATATCGGCATTATTCAGCGGGGAGAGCTGGTGGAAAACACCACCATGAAGGGGCTGCTGGCCAAGCTGAAATCGGAAACCTTTATCCTCGATCTGGCGGCGAAAAGCCCCTTGCCGAAGCTGGAAGGGTTCCAGCACCGGCTGGTAGATACCTCCACGCTGGAGGTAGAAGTGCTGCGCGAGCAGGGACTGAACAGCGTGTTCAGTCAGCTTAGTCAGCAGGGCGTGCAGGTGTTGAGTATGCGCAATAAAGCGAACCGCCTGGAGGAACTGTTTGTTGACCTGGTCAATGGTCGCAAAGGAGAAAAAGCATGA
- a CDS encoding ABC transporter permease, translated as MTHLYWVALKSIWEKEVIRFGRIWIQTLLPPVITMALYFIIFGNLIGSRIGDMHGFTYMQFIVPGLIMMSVITNSYANVSSSFFSAKFQRNIEELLVAPVPTHIIIAGYIGGGVARGLCVGVLVTAVSLFFVPLQVHSWLMIAVTLLLTAILFSLAGLLNAVFARSFDDINLIPTFVLTPLTYLGGVFYSLALLPPFWQVVSKLNPIVYMISGFRYGFLGITDVPLVLTLGVLLVFVAVIYVVVWWLIERGRGLRT; from the coding sequence ATGACGCATCTATACTGGGTTGCGCTGAAAAGCATTTGGGAAAAAGAAGTAATCCGCTTTGGCCGCATCTGGATCCAGACGCTGTTGCCCCCGGTGATTACCATGGCCCTCTACTTCATCATTTTTGGCAATCTGATTGGTTCTCGTATTGGCGATATGCACGGCTTTACCTATATGCAATTTATCGTGCCGGGCCTGATCATGATGTCGGTGATCACCAATTCCTATGCCAACGTGTCGTCATCGTTTTTCAGCGCCAAGTTTCAACGCAACATCGAAGAACTGCTGGTGGCTCCGGTGCCCACGCACATCATTATTGCTGGCTATATTGGCGGCGGCGTGGCGCGTGGACTGTGTGTTGGCGTACTGGTCACGGCGGTTTCTCTGTTTTTTGTGCCGCTGCAGGTTCACTCGTGGTTGATGATTGCGGTTACGCTGTTGCTGACCGCAATTTTGTTTTCGCTGGCAGGCTTACTCAATGCGGTCTTCGCGCGTAGCTTTGATGATATCAACCTGATCCCCACCTTTGTCCTGACGCCGCTGACTTATTTGGGAGGGGTATTTTACTCACTGGCGCTTCTGCCGCCTTTCTGGCAGGTGGTATCGAAACTGAACCCGATAGTCTACATGATCAGTGGTTTTCGCTATGGTTTTCTGGGTATTACCGATGTGCCGCTGGTATTAACGCTGGGTGTGCTGCTGGTATTTGTCGCGGTGATCTATGTTGTGGTCTGGTGGCTTATTGAGCGTGGCAGAGGGTTAAGGACGTAA
- the panD gene encoding aspartate 1-decarboxylase gives MNRTMLQGKLHRVKVTQADLNYEGSCAIDQDFLDASGVLQYEAIDIYNVTNGQRFSTYAIAAERGSKIISVNGAAARCACVGDILIICSYVTMTDEQARAWQPKVAYFEGDNQMKRLAKAVPVQVA, from the coding sequence ATGAATCGTACAATGTTGCAGGGCAAGCTGCACCGGGTCAAAGTGACTCAGGCCGACCTCAACTATGAAGGCTCTTGCGCTATCGATCAGGATTTTCTTGATGCTTCCGGCGTTCTGCAATATGAAGCGATCGATATCTATAATGTGACCAACGGCCAGCGCTTTTCCACCTATGCTATTGCGGCCGAACGAGGTTCAAAAATCATTTCGGTTAACGGTGCCGCCGCGCGTTGTGCATGTGTAGGGGATATTTTAATTATCTGTTCTTACGTTACGATGACGGATGAACAGGCGCGTGCGTGGCAGCCTAAAGTCGCTTACTTTGAAGGCGATAACCAGATGAAGCGGCTGGCGAAAGCCGTGCCGGTGCAGGTTGCCTGA
- the panC gene encoding pantoate--beta-alanine ligase — MLIIETLPMLRREIRRWRQDGKHIALVPTMGNLHDGHMSLVDVAREHADIVITSIFVNPMQFERADDLTRYPRTLQDDCEKLNRRKVDLVFAPSPGDIYPKGIDAQTFVEVPGLSSLLEGASRPGHFRGVATIVSKLFNLVQPDLACFGEKDYQQLALIRKMVADMAYDIEIIGVPTVRAKDGLALSSRNGYLTADERKIAPELSKVMNSLASQLSNGERQIEGMLAAAETTLASKGLRADGLAICDATTLLPLTVDSQRAVILMAAWLGKARLIDNQQVDLYA; from the coding sequence GTGCTGATTATTGAAACGCTACCGATGCTACGCCGTGAGATCCGTCGCTGGCGTCAGGATGGCAAACATATCGCGTTGGTGCCCACCATGGGAAACCTGCATGACGGGCATATGTCGCTGGTCGATGTGGCACGCGAGCATGCCGATATCGTCATTACCTCCATTTTTGTCAATCCCATGCAGTTTGAACGTGCGGACGATCTTACCCGCTATCCGCGAACGCTTCAGGACGACTGTGAAAAGCTGAATCGTCGTAAGGTGGATCTGGTGTTTGCTCCTTCCCCCGGCGATATTTATCCGAAAGGTATCGACGCACAAACCTTTGTAGAGGTGCCCGGTCTCTCCAGCCTGCTGGAAGGCGCCAGCCGGCCCGGCCACTTTCGCGGCGTCGCCACTATCGTCAGTAAGCTGTTTAATCTGGTGCAGCCCGACCTGGCCTGCTTTGGTGAGAAGGATTATCAGCAGCTGGCATTGATCCGCAAGATGGTCGCGGACATGGCTTACGATATTGAGATTATTGGCGTGCCCACGGTGCGGGCAAAAGATGGTCTGGCACTCAGCTCACGCAATGGCTACCTCACCGCTGATGAACGCAAAATCGCGCCGGAACTCAGCAAGGTGATGAACAGCCTCGCCAGCCAGCTGTCGAATGGAGAACGGCAAATTGAAGGTATGCTGGCAGCGGCAGAAACAACGCTGGCGTCGAAAGGCCTGCGCGCCGACGGTCTGGCGATTTGCGATGCAACGACACTGCTACCACTGACCGTGGACAGCCAGCGCGCGGTGATCCTGATGGCAGCATGGCTGGGTAAAGCACGGCTGATTGATAATCAACAGGTTGATCTGTACGCGTGA
- the panB gene encoding 3-methyl-2-oxobutanoate hydroxymethyltransferase: MKPTTVSTLRQWKKSGRKFASITAYDFSFARLFADEGIQVILVGDSLGMVVQGHDSTLPVTLTDIIYHTQAVRRGAPQALLLADLPFMTYATPEQTFDSAAQLMRAGANMVKLEGGQWLAETVRQLTERAVPVCGHLGLTPQSVNIFGGYKVQGRESESAETLLNDALALEAAGMQMVVLECIPVPLAERITKALSIPTIGIGAGNKTDGQILVMHDAFGITGGHIPKFAKNFLGETGELRAAVRQYVAEVDAGSYPDEKHSFY; encoded by the coding sequence ATGAAACCAACGACGGTATCAACACTTCGCCAGTGGAAAAAGAGCGGTCGCAAATTTGCTTCCATCACCGCATACGACTTTAGTTTTGCGCGTCTTTTTGCCGATGAGGGTATTCAGGTCATTCTGGTGGGTGACTCGCTGGGTATGGTGGTGCAGGGCCATGATTCCACGTTGCCCGTTACCCTGACGGATATCATCTACCATACTCAGGCAGTGCGTCGCGGCGCGCCACAGGCGCTACTGCTGGCGGACCTGCCCTTTATGACCTACGCCACGCCAGAACAAACATTCGACAGCGCAGCGCAGCTTATGCGGGCCGGGGCAAATATGGTTAAGCTTGAGGGTGGGCAGTGGCTGGCAGAAACAGTGAGGCAGCTTACCGAGCGCGCCGTCCCGGTTTGTGGTCATCTCGGCCTGACGCCCCAGTCCGTGAATATTTTCGGCGGCTATAAGGTCCAGGGGCGCGAAAGTGAGTCGGCAGAAACACTGCTCAACGACGCGCTGGCGCTGGAAGCAGCCGGTATGCAAATGGTGGTGCTGGAGTGTATTCCGGTGCCGCTGGCTGAACGCATCACCAAAGCATTAAGTATCCCAACGATCGGCATTGGCGCAGGCAACAAAACCGACGGGCAAATTTTGGTGATGCACGATGCGTTTGGCATTACCGGTGGCCACATTCCTAAATTCGCTAAAAATTTCCTCGGTGAAACCGGCGAACTGCGCGCGGCGGTCAGACAGTATGTCGCGGAAGTCGACGCGGGCAGCTATCCCGATGAAAAACACAGTTTCTATTAA
- the folK gene encoding 2-amino-4-hydroxy-6-hydroxymethyldihydropteridine diphosphokinase, with amino-acid sequence MNRVFLALGSNLANPLHQVQAALDALTTLPETKQVLVSSFWRTPPYGPPDQPDYLNAAVALDTGLSPEALLDQTQRIEHEQGRVRKDHRWGPRTLDLDIMLFGTLTLDTPRLTVPHYDMRNRAFMLVPLLEIAPEITFPDGTRAGDILAGLDSRAIQRW; translated from the coding sequence ATGAACCGGGTCTTTCTGGCGTTAGGTAGTAATCTTGCCAACCCACTGCATCAGGTGCAGGCCGCGCTTGATGCACTGACGACGCTACCTGAAACAAAACAGGTTCTCGTCTCTTCCTTCTGGCGCACCCCCCCTTACGGGCCGCCAGACCAGCCTGATTACCTTAACGCGGCGGTTGCACTGGACACCGGACTTTCTCCCGAAGCCCTGCTGGATCAGACGCAGCGCATCGAACATGAACAGGGCCGGGTGCGTAAAGATCACCGCTGGGGGCCGCGCACGCTGGACCTGGATATTATGCTGTTTGGCACGCTGACGCTTGACACGCCGCGTCTTACCGTACCGCATTACGATATGCGTAATCGCGCCTTTATGCTGGTGCCACTGCTGGAAATCGCACCGGAAATCACCTTCCCTGACGGCACGCGCGCCGGGGATATTCTCGCCGGGCTGGATTCCCGCGCCATTCAGCGCTGGTAG
- the pcnB gene encoding polynucleotide adenylyltransferase PcnB: protein MFTRVANFCRKVLSREDKAPADAGEAHQITVIPRDGHNISRKDISENALKVLYRLNKAGYEAYLVGGGVRDLLLGKKPKDFDITTNATPDQMRKLFRNCRLVGRRFRLAHVMFGPEIIEVATFRGHHVAQQVSDDRNSSQRGQNGMLLRDNIFGSIEDDAQRRDLTINSLYYSVADFTVRDYVGGLSDLQQGVIRLIGDPEMRYREDPVRMLRVIRFAAKLEMSIAPGTAEPIPRLATLLNDIPPARLFEETLKLLQAGFGYRTYLQLREYQLFQPLFPILTRYFTQTGDSTMERMIAQVLKNTDNRIQNQMRVNPAFLFSALFWYPQLEAAQRIAQESGLAYYDAFALAMNDLLDEACRSLAIPKRITSLVRDIWQLQLRLSRRQGRRAWKLMEHPKFRAVYDLLALRAEVENHPELLRLSAWWAEFQVATPPQQKVLLNNLDDDPAQRRRTRRPRKRPAAPRRDSHNPS, encoded by the coding sequence ATTTTTACCCGCGTTGCTAATTTTTGCCGGAAAGTGTTGAGTCGCGAAGACAAGGCGCCCGCCGATGCCGGTGAAGCGCATCAGATTACCGTCATTCCTCGCGATGGCCACAACATTTCGCGGAAAGACATCAGTGAAAATGCCCTCAAGGTGCTGTACCGCCTGAATAAAGCTGGCTATGAAGCTTACCTGGTGGGTGGCGGCGTACGTGACTTACTACTGGGGAAGAAACCCAAAGATTTTGACATCACTACCAATGCCACACCGGATCAGATGCGTAAGCTTTTCCGTAACTGTCGTCTGGTAGGACGCCGTTTCCGCCTGGCACATGTGATGTTTGGCCCGGAAATTATTGAAGTGGCCACCTTTCGCGGACATCACGTAGCACAGCAGGTCAGCGACGATCGCAACAGTTCACAGCGTGGCCAAAATGGCATGTTGTTACGTGATAACATTTTTGGCTCAATCGAAGATGATGCCCAACGTCGCGATCTCACCATCAACAGCCTTTATTACAGTGTGGCCGACTTCACCGTACGTGACTATGTTGGCGGCCTCAGCGACCTGCAACAGGGTGTTATTCGTCTGATTGGCGACCCGGAAATGCGCTACCGCGAAGACCCGGTGAGAATGCTGCGGGTGATTCGTTTTGCCGCCAAACTGGAGATGTCCATTGCCCCCGGTACCGCAGAACCTATTCCGCGTCTTGCTACGCTGCTTAATGACATTCCCCCGGCGCGACTGTTTGAAGAGACCCTGAAGCTGTTGCAGGCAGGTTTTGGCTACAGGACTTACCTGCAACTGCGCGAGTACCAGCTGTTTCAGCCGCTGTTTCCGATTCTCACCCGCTATTTTACACAAACGGGTGACAGCACGATGGAGCGGATGATCGCTCAGGTACTGAAAAATACCGATAACCGCATTCAGAATCAGATGCGCGTCAATCCGGCGTTTCTGTTTTCGGCACTGTTCTGGTATCCGCAGCTGGAAGCAGCACAGAGAATCGCTCAGGAAAGCGGCCTCGCTTATTACGATGCGTTTGCGCTGGCAATGAATGACCTGCTCGATGAAGCCTGCCGTTCGCTTGCCATTCCGAAACGGATTACCTCGCTGGTGCGGGACATCTGGCAATTGCAGCTGCGACTGTCACGCCGCCAGGGCAGACGCGCCTGGAAGCTAATGGAACATCCAAAGTTTCGTGCAGTTTATGATTTACTGGCGCTGCGCGCCGAAGTGGAAAATCATCCTGAGCTGCTGCGGCTTTCTGCCTGGTGGGCAGAATTCCAGGTAGCCACACCGCCACAGCAGAAAGTTTTGCTAAACAATCTGGATGACGACCCGGCCCAAAGACGCCGTACCCGCCGTCCGCGTAAGCGCCCTGCCGCCCCACGTCGTGACAGCCATAACCCTTCATGA
- the gluQRS gene encoding tRNA glutamyl-Q(34) synthetase GluQRS: MSSSYIGRFAPSPSGFLHFGSLIAALGSYLQARAQHGQWRVRIDDIDPPREVAGAAQHILRQLEHYGLLWDGEVLWQSQRHQAYREVLAWLEQQQRSYCCTCTRSRIQQCGGIYDGHCRSLQHGPINAAVRLRNDQPTDRFYDGVRGEVVADAGFAGEDFIIHRRDGLFAYNLAVVVDDHYQGVTEVVRGADLIVPTVRQRTLYQQCGWPAPAYLHLPLAINRDGNKLSKQNHTPSLPEGDPRPTLVAALLFLGQPIIIGWQDLPLEMLLHQAIVNWNVATIPGTDCFYPDTCISPVQSSG, encoded by the coding sequence ATGTCATCTTCTTATATTGGGCGCTTTGCCCCCTCTCCCTCCGGTTTTCTGCATTTTGGTTCTCTGATCGCCGCATTGGGTAGCTATCTTCAGGCACGGGCGCAGCACGGGCAATGGCGGGTACGCATTGACGATATCGATCCCCCGCGTGAAGTGGCCGGTGCGGCGCAGCATATTCTGCGGCAGCTTGAGCATTATGGCCTGTTATGGGACGGTGAAGTGCTCTGGCAGTCGCAGCGCCATCAGGCTTATCGTGAGGTGCTTGCCTGGCTGGAACAGCAGCAGCGCAGTTACTGTTGCACCTGCACACGCAGCCGCATCCAGCAATGCGGCGGAATCTACGACGGCCATTGTCGCAGTCTACAGCATGGTCCGATCAACGCGGCGGTGAGACTGCGGAACGATCAGCCAACAGACCGCTTTTACGATGGCGTACGGGGTGAGGTCGTGGCAGACGCTGGTTTTGCCGGAGAAGATTTTATTATTCACCGCCGTGACGGGCTGTTTGCTTATAATCTTGCGGTGGTGGTGGATGACCATTATCAGGGCGTAACCGAAGTAGTGCGCGGAGCCGATCTGATCGTACCAACGGTAAGGCAACGAACGTTGTATCAACAATGCGGATGGCCAGCGCCAGCGTATCTGCATTTACCCCTGGCGATAAACCGTGATGGCAACAAGCTTTCGAAACAAAATCATACACCTTCTTTGCCAGAGGGCGATCCACGTCCAACACTGGTTGCTGCCTTGCTGTTTCTCGGTCAGCCGATCATTATCGGATGGCAGGATCTACCGCTGGAGATGCTGTTGCATCAGGCCATTGTAAACTGGAATGTGGCAACGATTCCGGGCACCGATTGTTTTTATCCAGATACCTGCATTTCGCCAGTGCAAAGCTCTGGCTGA
- the dksA gene encoding RNA polymerase-binding protein DksA — translation MQEGQTRKSSSLSILAIAGVEPYQEKPGEEYMNEAQLEHFKKILEAWRNQLRDEVDRTVSHMQDEAANFPDPVDRAAQEEEFSLELRNRDRERKLIKKIEKTLKKVEDDDFGYCESCGVEIGIRRLEARPTADLCIDCKTLAEIREKQMAG, via the coding sequence ATGCAAGAAGGGCAAACCCGTAAAAGCTCGTCCCTGAGTATTCTCGCCATCGCTGGGGTGGAACCATACCAGGAAAAGCCGGGCGAAGAGTACATGAATGAAGCCCAGCTGGAGCATTTCAAGAAAATCCTAGAAGCCTGGCGTAACCAGCTTCGTGATGAAGTTGATCGTACGGTTTCTCATATGCAGGATGAAGCCGCTAACTTTCCCGACCCCGTTGACCGCGCGGCTCAGGAAGAGGAATTCAGTCTTGAACTGCGTAACCGCGACCGTGAACGTAAGCTGATCAAAAAGATCGAGAAGACGTTGAAAAAAGTGGAAGACGACGATTTCGGCTACTGCGAATCCTGCGGCGTTGAAATTGGCATTCGTCGCCTTGAAGCCCGCCCTACTGCCGATCTGTGCATCGACTGTAAAACACTGGCAGAGATCCGCGAAAAGCAAATGGCCGGTTAA
- the sfsA gene encoding DNA/RNA nuclease SfsA, giving the protein MIFSPPLRPATLVMRYKRFLADVITPEGEKLTIHCANTGAMTGCATPGDKVWYSTSDSLTRKYPHSWELTETQQGQWICINTLRANGLVKEALGHKVIKELAGYSRLHAEVKYGAEKSRIDFLLQADGRANCYIEVKSVTLCQQGKGYFPDAVTVRGQKHLRELTTMAERGHRAVLFFAVLHSGIEDITSARHIDAHYAELLAQAQQHGVEVLCYKARLSPDELLLEKPLAVTL; this is encoded by the coding sequence ATGATTTTTAGCCCACCGTTACGGCCCGCCACGCTGGTGATGCGTTACAAACGTTTTCTTGCGGACGTTATCACGCCAGAAGGCGAAAAACTGACAATCCACTGTGCTAATACCGGCGCGATGACCGGCTGTGCCACGCCCGGCGACAAAGTGTGGTACTCCACCTCTGACAGCCTGACCCGGAAATATCCGCACAGCTGGGAGCTAACGGAAACGCAGCAGGGACAGTGGATCTGCATTAATACCCTGCGGGCCAATGGCTTAGTAAAAGAGGCGCTGGGCCATAAGGTCATCAAAGAACTTGCCGGTTACAGCCGCCTGCACGCCGAGGTGAAGTATGGCGCGGAAAAAAGCCGTATCGATTTTCTGCTTCAGGCAGACGGGCGCGCCAACTGCTATATTGAAGTGAAATCCGTGACCCTTTGCCAGCAGGGCAAAGGCTATTTCCCGGATGCGGTAACCGTGCGCGGCCAGAAACATCTGCGTGAATTAACAACGATGGCTGAACGGGGGCATCGCGCGGTTCTTTTTTTTGCCGTTCTGCATTCGGGGATTGAGGACATTACCTCGGCGCGTCACATTGATGCGCATTATGCAGAACTACTGGCACAGGCGCAGCAACATGGGGTTGAAGTGCTTTGTTATAAAGCACGGCTATCACCTGACGAACTCTTACTTGAAAAGCCACTCGCCGTGACGTTATAA
- the thpR gene encoding RNA 2',3'-cyclic phosphodiesterase — MSERKRLFFAISLPEESSTRIVAWRAQSFAKEAGRPIASANLHLTLAFPGDVSHERSLALQRLAAKIKQPGFVLTLDDAGHWPRSGIVWLGPKRSPRGLLQLAEMLRAQAARCGCYQSPGPFHPHITLLRNAIRPVALPPRNFHWSFYVERFSLFESVFPRGRTVYKALAEWNLEKETR; from the coding sequence ATGAGCGAACGGAAAAGGCTGTTTTTTGCCATCAGTCTGCCAGAGGAAAGCAGCACACGTATCGTAGCGTGGCGGGCGCAAAGCTTTGCCAAGGAAGCAGGTCGTCCGATTGCGTCAGCGAATTTGCATCTTACCCTGGCTTTTCCCGGTGATGTCAGTCACGAGAGGTCGCTGGCACTACAGCGGCTGGCAGCGAAGATTAAACAGCCCGGCTTCGTACTCACGCTCGATGATGCCGGACACTGGCCACGTTCCGGCATCGTGTGGCTGGGACCAAAACGTTCTCCTCGCGGGCTGTTGCAGCTGGCAGAAATGCTGCGTGCACAGGCCGCCCGCTGTGGCTGTTATCAAAGTCCAGGTCCGTTTCATCCCCATATTACCCTGTTGCGTAATGCCATCCGGCCAGTCGCGCTCCCTCCCCGCAATTTTCACTGGTCGTTTTACGTTGAACGTTTTTCACTATTTGAGTCAGTTTTTCCCCGTGGCCGCACCGTGTATAAGGCACTGGCAGAGTGGAACCTGGAGAAGGAAACGCGATGA